One window of Elaeis guineensis isolate ETL-2024a chromosome 11, EG11, whole genome shotgun sequence genomic DNA carries:
- the LOC105053904 gene encoding ATP synthase subunit delta', mitochondrial: protein MYRQASRLLFRALGGGRPVGRAFSTNAPAVPVEDSAFVEAWKKVAPNLDPPKTPLSFMKPRPPTPSSIPSKLTVNFVLPYQSEISNKEVDMVIVPATTGQMGVLPGHVATIAELKPGILSVHDGNEATKYFVSSGFAFIHANSITDIVAVEAVPVDHIDPSLVQKGLADFTQKLSSATTDLEKAEAQIGVDVHSALNAALTG, encoded by the exons ATGTATCGCCAAGCCTCGCGTCTCCTGTTCCGAGCTTTGGGCGGTGGCCGGCCGGTCGGCCGGGCCTTCTCGACCAACGCCCCGGCGGTGCCGGTGGAAGACTCAGCGTTCGTGGAGGCGTGGAAGAAGGTGGCCCCCAACCTGGATCCCCCGAAGACGCCGCTCTCCTTCATGAAGCCTCGCCCACCCACCCCGTCCTCCATTCCCTCCAAGCTCACCGTCAACTTCGTCCTCCCTTACCAATCGGAGATCTCCAACAAAGAG GTTGACATGGTCATTGTACCAGCAACAACAGGGCAAATGGGTGTTTTGCCTGGACATGTTGCCACCATCGCAGAGCTCAAACCAGGGATTCTTTCTGTGCATGATGGGAATGAAGCGACCAAGTATTTTGTCAGCAGTGGATTTGCATTCATCCATGCAAACTCCATCACTGATATAGTAGCTGTTGAGGCTGTTCCTGTTGACCATATTGATCCAAGCCTGGTCCAGAAAGGGCTTGCTGACTTTACACAGAAGCTTAGCTCAGCTACAACAGACTTGGAAAAGGCTGAAGCGCAGATTGGGGTCGATGTTCATAGTGCACTCAATGCTGCACTCACTGGTTGA